A region of Vicinamibacteria bacterium DNA encodes the following proteins:
- a CDS encoding CoA ester lyase — protein MEPRRRSLLYLPGSSRPMIEKAGQRGADVLVLDLEDGVHPDLKDEARKIVSECYRTTDWGGSEVFVRANGPETAWHHADIEMLSKLRPEAAILPKCEDSERIQSLGRMLGDVPLLLMVETARGVMAARELASLPGVVGLVFGAADYRASLGAGRLPEEMELFYARSRILHAARAAGAEAFDTPWFEYKDLDGLEESTRRVREMGFDGKTAIHPAQVPVIHRVFQPTPDEIARARGTIEVMEKALSQGKNVATLGNEMVEALHLKQALRILARARAEE, from the coding sequence ATGGAACCGAGACGAAGATCGTTGCTCTATCTTCCCGGTTCCTCCCGGCCCATGATCGAGAAGGCCGGACAGCGCGGGGCGGATGTTCTCGTCCTGGACCTCGAGGACGGAGTGCACCCCGACCTCAAGGACGAGGCCCGGAAGATCGTGAGCGAGTGTTACCGGACTACTGACTGGGGCGGATCCGAAGTGTTCGTCCGCGCGAACGGGCCGGAGACCGCCTGGCATCACGCCGACATCGAGATGCTCTCGAAGTTGCGGCCCGAGGCGGCGATTCTCCCGAAATGCGAGGACTCCGAGCGAATTCAGAGCCTCGGCAGGATGCTTGGTGACGTCCCACTCCTGCTCATGGTGGAGACGGCGCGCGGGGTCATGGCTGCGCGCGAGCTGGCGAGCCTGCCCGGTGTGGTGGGGCTCGTCTTTGGCGCGGCCGATTACCGTGCGAGCCTAGGAGCCGGACGGCTTCCGGAAGAGATGGAGCTCTTCTATGCGCGGAGCCGAATCCTTCACGCGGCTCGCGCCGCCGGCGCGGAAGCCTTCGACACCCCCTGGTTCGAGTACAAGGATCTCGACGGGCTCGAGGAGAGCACCCGAAGGGTTCGTGAGATGGGATTCGACGGCAAGACCGCAATCCACCCCGCTCAAGTGCCGGTCATCCATCGGGTCTTTCAACCCACCCCCGATGAGATCGCCCGGGCCCGAGGCACCATCGAGGTGATGGAAAAGGCCCTGTCGCAAGGGAAGAACGTCGCAACGCTGGGGAACGAGATGGTGGAAGCCCTCCATCTTAAACAGGCGCTTCGCATCCTGGCGCGAGCTCGAGCCGAAGAGTGA
- a CDS encoding suppressor of fused domain protein — MRDRAEALLEHLEELASRKGRVRVLSGEGVSPVLSVVTWTDLPEPGHTTSCTIGLSFVDFAEWTESRPELFISVAASDPAWGLAVGRTALRYRGEYGFCVGQPVEFGGPISEASDMTGFLPFWPVTLPADVARFTLTDGSRVSLIEMIPLYPGELEMIRRQGFGSFMKANPDIYDVRRPDLSRHPGAF, encoded by the coding sequence ATGCGTGATCGGGCCGAGGCCCTCCTCGAGCACCTCGAAGAGCTCGCGAGCAGGAAAGGCCGTGTGCGGGTTCTTTCCGGCGAGGGAGTATCCCCGGTATTGTCCGTCGTGACGTGGACGGACTTGCCCGAGCCCGGCCACACGACGAGCTGCACGATCGGCTTGTCCTTCGTGGATTTCGCCGAGTGGACCGAGTCACGTCCGGAGCTGTTCATCTCCGTGGCCGCGAGCGATCCCGCCTGGGGGCTCGCGGTCGGCCGGACTGCGTTGAGATATCGGGGTGAGTATGGATTTTGCGTGGGGCAACCGGTCGAGTTCGGCGGGCCCATTTCGGAGGCGTCCGACATGACGGGGTTCCTGCCGTTCTGGCCCGTGACCTTGCCCGCCGATGTGGCACGGTTCACGCTGACCGATGGCTCGAGAGTGAGCCTCATCGAGATGATCCCCCTTTACCCGGGGGAGCTCGAGATGATTCGTCGGCAAGGGTTCGGGAGCTTCATGAAAGCGAATCCGGACATCTACGACGTTCGACGCCCCGATCTGTCGCGGCACCCGGGGGCTTTCTAG
- a CDS encoding DUF255 domain-containing protein, with the protein MPSSTIALLFSVSTVACSSTQDAPPGTNRLIHESSPYLLLHARNPVDWYPWGEEAIARARELDRPIFLSVGYSTCYWCYRMEDDVFENPEIAAQMNEGFVSIKVDREERPDLDEIYMTATQLMTRRGGWPNSVFLTPDLEPFFAGTYFPPEDRGQVVGFPTVLRRIREMWDSDRGRIEESAERIAEAIREMISSANEPSADLPDFASVEKGYERLASGFDEEWGGFSPAPKFPTPSDLFLLLSEAKRGNEHASHMLLTTLHRMGGGALYDHLAGGFHRYATDREWRIPHFEKMLYDNAALAEIYLEAAAIAGEPELERLGRGTLDFVLEEMTGAEGGFLSAIDAQTDGKEGAYYVFGKEELDEALTDDELSLIGPVFGFDSEPNFEDHLHTVYLTAPLPEHAERLGISRERLLERMEPALEKLRGIRRQRKFPLVDDKILTDWNGMMIAAMAKGASLLEEPRYEQAAKRAARFVVDELRTPDGKLLHVWRDGVAKIPAFLDDYAFLMKGLIGLHRTTRETAWLETAEGLAEEMESRLRDPKGGYYQSPPEPLLLVQSKSALDGAIPSGNGIAVEALLDLAELTGKAVYRERAEAAVRAFANELETYPAAAKTLALSVERLHRARPESLATRLVRARIEPEEPRSGWRRFRLELEIEPGWHVNANPASSPYLIATELKGEVRGVMYPPGKEVTFSFSDEALSVYDGTVSLSGELGADASSVTLVYQACDDTRCLAPVEKVVTLP; encoded by the coding sequence ATGCCGTCATCGACGATCGCGCTCCTGTTCTCGGTCTCGACGGTCGCCTGCTCGAGCACTCAGGACGCTCCTCCCGGCACCAACCGGCTGATCCACGAGTCCAGCCCCTACTTGCTGCTGCACGCGAGAAATCCGGTGGACTGGTATCCGTGGGGCGAAGAAGCCATTGCCCGGGCGAGGGAGCTCGACCGACCCATCTTCCTTTCGGTGGGCTATTCCACCTGCTACTGGTGCTACCGAATGGAAGATGACGTTTTCGAGAATCCCGAGATCGCGGCCCAGATGAACGAGGGGTTCGTGAGCATCAAGGTGGATCGGGAGGAGCGGCCCGACCTCGACGAGATCTACATGACCGCGACCCAGCTCATGACTCGGCGAGGTGGTTGGCCCAATTCGGTCTTTCTCACCCCCGATCTCGAGCCTTTCTTTGCCGGGACCTATTTCCCTCCCGAGGACCGGGGACAGGTCGTCGGTTTTCCCACCGTGCTCCGGCGGATACGGGAGATGTGGGACAGCGATCGCGGTCGAATCGAGGAGTCCGCCGAGCGCATTGCCGAGGCCATACGAGAGATGATCTCCTCGGCGAACGAGCCTTCGGCAGACCTTCCGGACTTCGCGAGCGTCGAGAAAGGATACGAGCGGCTCGCAAGCGGTTTCGACGAGGAGTGGGGAGGGTTCTCGCCCGCCCCGAAGTTCCCTACCCCCTCGGACCTGTTTCTTCTGCTGTCCGAGGCGAAGCGGGGAAACGAGCACGCGAGCCACATGCTGCTCACAACACTCCACCGGATGGGTGGGGGGGCGCTCTACGACCACCTTGCCGGCGGGTTTCATCGCTACGCCACCGATCGCGAGTGGCGCATCCCGCACTTCGAGAAAATGCTCTACGACAATGCCGCCCTCGCCGAAATCTATCTGGAAGCCGCGGCGATCGCCGGGGAACCGGAGCTCGAGCGACTGGGCCGAGGCACCCTCGACTTCGTCCTCGAGGAGATGACGGGCGCGGAAGGGGGTTTTCTCTCGGCCATCGACGCCCAGACCGACGGGAAGGAAGGAGCCTACTACGTTTTCGGCAAGGAGGAGCTCGACGAGGCTCTCACCGACGACGAGCTGTCTCTGATAGGCCCGGTTTTCGGCTTCGACTCCGAGCCCAATTTCGAAGACCATCTCCACACCGTGTATCTGACGGCGCCTCTCCCGGAGCACGCGGAACGACTCGGCATCTCGCGGGAGAGGCTCCTCGAGCGCATGGAGCCCGCTCTGGAGAAACTGCGCGGCATCCGCCGGCAGCGGAAGTTTCCGCTCGTGGACGACAAGATTCTCACGGACTGGAACGGCATGATGATCGCCGCCATGGCGAAGGGAGCGTCTCTACTCGAGGAGCCTCGCTACGAGCAAGCTGCCAAGCGTGCCGCTCGTTTCGTCGTCGATGAGCTCCGGACTCCTGACGGAAAGCTGCTGCACGTGTGGCGCGATGGCGTCGCCAAGATCCCGGCTTTTCTCGACGATTACGCCTTCCTGATGAAGGGACTCATCGGCCTCCACCGGACCACGAGAGAGACGGCGTGGCTCGAGACCGCCGAAGGGCTCGCCGAAGAAATGGAATCACGCCTGCGAGATCCCAAGGGTGGCTACTACCAGTCTCCGCCGGAGCCGCTTCTGCTCGTCCAATCGAAGAGCGCTCTCGACGGCGCCATCCCCTCGGGGAACGGGATCGCGGTCGAAGCCCTGCTCGATCTCGCGGAACTGACGGGTAAGGCCGTCTATCGGGAGCGGGCCGAGGCGGCCGTGCGCGCCTTCGCGAACGAGCTCGAGACCTATCCCGCCGCGGCCAAAACCCTCGCCCTGTCGGTCGAAAGGCTCCATCGCGCACGACCGGAGTCCCTGGCAACCAGGCTGGTTCGTGCACGCATCGAGCCCGAGGAGCCGCGGTCGGGCTGGCGGCGCTTTCGCCTGGAGCTCGAAATCGAGCCCGGCTGGCACGTGAACGCCAATCCCGCCTCGTCTCCTTACTTGATAGCGACGGAGTTGAAGGGCGAGGTGCGTGGGGTCATGTATCCGCCGGGCAAGGAGGTGACGTTCTCCTTCTCGGACGAGGCCCTCTCCGTCTACGACGGAACGGTGTCGCTTTCGGGCGAGCTCGGTGCCGACGCATCCTCCGTGACCCTCGTGTATCAGGCCTGCGACGACACGCGGTGCCTGGCGCCCGTCGAGAAGGTTGTGACGCTGCCATAG
- a CDS encoding amidohydrolase family protein, protein MGRRALALGLLSSLSGSVSGAERIDLVLREGTNLAAARAPDGSYVLDLQGTLWHLPPGGGAASPLTDGLGDDRLPDVTPDGTRIVYQSYRNGTWDIWAVDSDGSNAVALTEGSADDREPAVSPDGSRIAFSSDRLGSYDVTVLDLQSGEIVPVTEGPDNDYMPCWSPEGDHIVFVSEREPAGLYRVDLGGPSPGQPTLVASFAGRIASPSYSPDGSRIAVRVLEDRSSSLVIVAASGGSSSKVATPPDVYPFRAEWIDEKNLVFTAAGSLWHQAVDDAEATRVAFEAKVTLDRPPYRRRSVEFSDEREQRRVKGIVRPVISPDDSMIAYAALGDIWIVPTAGGQSIPMTRDEHLDTDPHWSPDASRLVFSSDRAGTMDIWTRDVAEAPGSGEKRITSSLGAELSPAWSPDGKSIAYLDDRSRLHVVSVDGSDDRILTESRRGASMPTWSADSLHVAMAVHVAVSTRFREGINRILVVDTRTGESRLLDQPERSFGTRDGDGPVWKPDGTAMAMAMDGALWVLPVSLDGTPRESPRQIGGEAVDFPSWSKDGERVVYVSPRGISELSVASGTVRDLELGQVYEEVPAGGRFVVRDVRVVDGTGGPARERMDVVVQGNRIESVEPTGAFVDPDVRVVDGSGKTLVPGLIDMHTHLSLPAWGARQGRIWLAHGVTSIRTPADAPYRVLEERESISAGRRIGPRIFYTGGTMDGDRIYYTGALAVEDPEELEQEMARARELDYDLIKTYVRLPDELQQNVVRAAHAQGVFVTSHEVYPAVAFGIDGIEHIRGTSRRGFSPKVSDLGRSYDDVIELIARSKVYFTPTVLIHGGWALARSREPELLEDRRIQLYPPFFQENLRNAEPRDVPAEAIEPYFETVSAIAERGGNVLAGTDSPIVPYGLSLLVEIEQLSEAGLGPLGAIRSATLLAAQALGAAVDLGTIEPGKIADLVLVDGDPSANIRDLRNTEAVAIGGRLLTVEQLLR, encoded by the coding sequence ATGGGACGACGAGCGCTCGCGCTCGGCTTGCTCTCGAGCCTCTCGGGCTCCGTGAGTGGCGCCGAACGGATCGACCTCGTGCTCCGCGAGGGAACGAACCTTGCGGCGGCACGTGCTCCGGACGGAAGCTACGTGCTCGACCTCCAGGGTACACTCTGGCACTTGCCGCCCGGAGGAGGAGCCGCCAGCCCCCTGACCGATGGGCTGGGAGACGATCGACTTCCCGACGTGACGCCCGATGGAACGCGGATCGTCTACCAGTCCTACCGAAACGGCACATGGGATATCTGGGCGGTCGACTCCGATGGATCCAATGCGGTTGCTCTCACCGAGGGAAGCGCCGACGACCGTGAGCCCGCGGTGTCGCCTGATGGAAGCCGAATCGCCTTTTCCTCCGACCGGCTGGGCAGCTACGACGTCACCGTACTCGATCTGCAGTCGGGCGAAATCGTGCCGGTGACCGAAGGCCCGGACAACGATTACATGCCCTGCTGGTCCCCCGAGGGCGATCACATCGTCTTCGTATCCGAGAGAGAGCCGGCCGGTCTCTATCGCGTCGACCTAGGCGGCCCGAGCCCGGGCCAGCCGACGCTCGTCGCCTCGTTCGCCGGGCGCATCGCCTCTCCGTCCTACAGTCCCGATGGAAGTCGGATCGCGGTAAGGGTCCTGGAGGACCGGTCGAGCTCCCTCGTCATCGTCGCGGCTTCGGGAGGAAGTTCATCGAAGGTCGCTACGCCGCCCGACGTTTATCCCTTTCGCGCCGAATGGATCGACGAGAAGAACCTCGTTTTCACCGCGGCAGGGTCGCTGTGGCATCAGGCGGTCGACGACGCCGAGGCCACGCGAGTGGCCTTCGAGGCGAAGGTCACGCTCGATCGTCCGCCCTACCGGAGGCGCTCGGTCGAGTTCAGCGACGAAAGGGAGCAACGACGGGTGAAAGGGATCGTGCGTCCGGTGATATCTCCCGACGACTCGATGATCGCTTACGCCGCACTAGGCGACATCTGGATCGTGCCGACCGCGGGGGGACAATCCATTCCCATGACTCGGGACGAGCATCTCGACACCGACCCGCACTGGTCACCCGACGCCAGCCGGCTCGTGTTTTCTTCCGACCGCGCGGGAACGATGGACATCTGGACCCGGGACGTTGCCGAGGCCCCCGGCTCGGGCGAGAAAAGGATCACCTCGTCTCTGGGAGCGGAGCTTTCTCCCGCCTGGTCACCCGATGGAAAGAGCATCGCTTATCTGGACGATCGTTCCCGCCTCCACGTGGTTTCCGTTGACGGCTCGGACGATCGCATTCTGACCGAAAGCCGGCGCGGCGCCTCGATGCCGACCTGGTCCGCGGACAGCCTGCACGTCGCCATGGCGGTTCACGTGGCGGTATCGACGCGCTTTCGTGAAGGCATCAACCGCATTCTCGTCGTGGACACGCGCACCGGTGAGTCGCGTCTACTCGATCAGCCCGAGAGAAGCTTCGGCACGAGAGACGGCGACGGTCCCGTTTGGAAGCCGGACGGGACGGCGATGGCGATGGCGATGGACGGCGCGCTCTGGGTCCTGCCGGTCTCGCTCGACGGGACGCCTCGGGAGAGTCCGCGTCAGATCGGCGGTGAGGCGGTCGACTTCCCCAGCTGGTCGAAAGACGGCGAGCGCGTCGTCTACGTCAGTCCTCGTGGAATCAGCGAGCTCTCCGTGGCCTCGGGCACCGTTCGCGATCTGGAGTTGGGTCAAGTCTACGAGGAAGTCCCCGCGGGCGGCCGATTCGTCGTCCGCGACGTGCGCGTCGTCGATGGGACGGGAGGTCCGGCTCGCGAGCGCATGGACGTCGTGGTGCAAGGAAACCGGATCGAGAGCGTCGAGCCTACCGGCGCCTTCGTCGACCCGGACGTTCGGGTGGTGGACGGCTCGGGAAAGACGCTGGTCCCCGGACTCATCGACATGCACACGCACCTGAGTCTTCCGGCATGGGGAGCGCGCCAGGGCAGGATATGGCTCGCCCACGGGGTCACGTCGATTCGAACTCCCGCCGACGCGCCCTATCGCGTTCTCGAAGAGCGGGAATCCATCAGCGCCGGACGCCGGATCGGCCCCCGGATCTTCTACACCGGTGGCACGATGGATGGAGATCGAATCTACTATACCGGTGCGCTCGCGGTTGAAGATCCCGAGGAGCTCGAACAGGAGATGGCGCGGGCGCGTGAGCTCGACTACGATCTCATCAAGACTTACGTACGTCTTCCCGACGAGCTCCAGCAAAACGTGGTGCGCGCTGCGCACGCTCAGGGTGTTTTCGTTACCTCCCATGAGGTCTATCCTGCGGTGGCGTTCGGTATCGATGGAATCGAGCACATTCGTGGCACCTCGAGACGCGGCTTCTCACCAAAGGTCTCCGATCTCGGCCGGAGCTACGACGATGTCATCGAGCTGATCGCTCGCTCGAAGGTCTACTTCACACCCACGGTGCTGATCCACGGGGGTTGGGCTCTCGCAAGGAGCCGCGAGCCCGAGCTTCTCGAGGACCGCCGGATTCAGCTCTATCCCCCTTTCTTTCAGGAGAATCTTCGAAACGCCGAGCCGAGGGATGTCCCCGCCGAGGCAATCGAGCCCTACTTCGAGACGGTGTCGGCGATCGCCGAGCGTGGGGGCAACGTCCTCGCGGGAACGGACTCGCCCATCGTTCCCTATGGGCTGTCGCTCCTCGTCGAGATCGAGCAGCTCTCGGAGGCCGGGCTCGGGCCGCTCGGCGCGATTCGTAGCGCCACGCTGCTCGCCGCGCAGGCTCTCGGAGCCGCCGTCGATCTCGGTACCATCGAGCCCGGCAAGATCGCCGATCTCGTCCTGGTCGACGGCGATCCCAGCGCGAACATCCGCGATCTCAGAAACACCGAGGCGGTGGCGATCGGCGGGCGGCTCTTGACCGTCGAACAGCTCTTGCGGTAG
- a CDS encoding helical backbone metal receptor, with protein sequence MPPVVDLVDATGWRHRLEGPPRRVISLVPSTTETVFVIGGDDRLEGITRFCVHPKRARDLLPVIGGTKSPNLELILSLGPDLVLANQEENRREDVLALRENVPVFVFYPRDVPAAIRDVRNLGRLLGRDRAAEELASEIERRRPTLRAEPFRYIYLIWKRPYMAVGRDTFVDALLSEAGGVNAAPSRGRYPEMTIEELESSSADVILLSTEPFPFTEEHGTELLSQFQDPDRFRDRILVVDGQLLSWHGARLVEGLPYAAKLAASISELITSGGQAPKNR encoded by the coding sequence ATGCCCCCCGTGGTCGACCTCGTCGATGCAACTGGATGGCGGCACCGGCTCGAAGGTCCCCCTCGGCGCGTCATCAGTCTGGTTCCCTCAACGACGGAGACCGTCTTCGTCATCGGAGGCGATGATCGGCTCGAGGGCATCACCAGGTTCTGCGTGCATCCGAAACGAGCCCGGGATCTTCTGCCCGTAATCGGCGGCACCAAGAGTCCGAACCTCGAGCTCATCCTGTCTCTCGGGCCCGACCTGGTGCTGGCGAACCAGGAGGAGAACCGGAGAGAAGACGTGCTGGCCCTTCGCGAGAACGTACCGGTGTTCGTCTTCTATCCCCGCGACGTGCCGGCCGCCATTCGAGACGTGAGGAATCTCGGCAGACTTCTCGGACGCGATCGAGCTGCCGAGGAGCTGGCTTCGGAAATCGAGCGACGACGCCCGACCCTTCGGGCCGAGCCGTTTCGTTACATCTACTTGATCTGGAAGCGGCCCTACATGGCCGTGGGTCGCGACACGTTCGTAGACGCCCTCCTCTCGGAAGCCGGAGGGGTCAACGCCGCTCCATCGAGAGGACGCTACCCCGAGATGACGATCGAGGAGCTGGAATCCTCGTCGGCTGACGTCATCCTCCTCAGCACCGAGCCCTTCCCTTTCACCGAGGAGCACGGAACCGAGCTACTCTCGCAATTCCAGGATCCCGACCGATTCCGGGACCGGATACTCGTGGTCGATGGACAACTGCTGTCGTGGCATGGCGCTCGCCTCGTCGAGGGGCTGCCTTACGCAGCCAAGCTCGCCGCATCGATCTCGGAGCTGATTACGAGTGGCGGGCAAGCGCCGAAGAATCGATAG
- a CDS encoding HU family DNA-binding protein — MTKTQIVAHFAETMQVQKKQSAQFFEALSDLAIKETKRSGQFVIPGVGKLVRSVRNARKGRNPQTGEEIQIPKKTVVKFRVAKACKDAVVPPKK, encoded by the coding sequence ATGACCAAAACCCAAATCGTGGCCCACTTCGCGGAGACGATGCAGGTCCAGAAGAAGCAGAGCGCGCAGTTTTTCGAGGCGCTGTCCGACCTCGCCATCAAGGAGACCAAGCGGTCAGGTCAGTTCGTGATCCCTGGCGTCGGGAAGCTCGTGAGGTCGGTGCGTAACGCGCGCAAGGGACGGAATCCTCAGACTGGCGAAGAGATTCAGATTCCGAAAAAGACGGTGGTCAAGTTCCGGGTTGCCAAGGCTTGCAAGGACGCCGTCGTTCCCCCCAAGAAGTAG
- a CDS encoding metallophosphoesterase — translation MDDRHATARSGWRITSRVLVYVVLCVSWSVLSSGADDAQWEWDGIRRIVAVGDVHGAYDNFVAVLQNAGLVDEKQRWIGGDTHLVQNGDVVDRGPFSRKAMDLLMKLEDQAKDAGGYVHALIGNHEAMNIVGILDLVSDEEFAAFADRDSREIRDQTFERYYEAVRREAKNKGEDPPDKGDERRSFEERYPLGYVEHRQAFDKSGRYGKWILSHKVAVKINGIVFSHGDWNEKFAVIGIEEVNQRVPRELAGELPLEDGLTFDAESPLQYRGLAHTPLTRAAQQAQRAKVDTVLGHLEAKRLVVGHTLTTGVIESRFDGKHVSIDTGMLELYHGGHRVALEVVGNQLRAIHDEGTVDIPDTMDETNFGAYIRAVSEVDPHNVDVQLKIVDVLQEENRREEAARILMTLFERPEWVPFRYRDFLGSYYETIGETGLAREQYEAYVKGLSELVRASPENASLGNLLARFCADKGIELDLAEKTIVDTLERSPGNVSFLLTRARVHLAREEFDRALESLGDLSSDGGFGYELHYLRGLAFLGLDDKTRARHEFENAIEAEPTRTEARDEIKKMDEVPLLR, via the coding sequence TGGCGGTGGGCGACGTCCACGGCGCCTACGACAACTTCGTCGCGGTGCTGCAAAACGCCGGCCTGGTGGACGAAAAGCAGCGTTGGATCGGTGGTGACACGCATCTCGTACAAAACGGCGACGTCGTCGACCGTGGCCCTTTTTCCCGAAAAGCGATGGACCTTCTCATGAAGCTAGAGGACCAGGCGAAGGATGCCGGCGGATACGTCCATGCGCTCATCGGGAACCACGAGGCGATGAACATCGTGGGAATCCTGGACCTCGTCTCCGACGAGGAGTTCGCCGCCTTTGCCGACCGAGATTCGAGAGAGATTCGCGATCAAACCTTCGAGCGCTACTACGAAGCGGTCCGGCGCGAGGCAAAGAACAAAGGTGAGGATCCGCCAGACAAGGGGGACGAACGTAGGAGCTTCGAGGAGCGGTATCCCCTGGGATACGTCGAGCACCGTCAGGCATTCGACAAGAGTGGCCGCTACGGCAAGTGGATTCTCTCCCACAAGGTTGCGGTCAAGATCAACGGGATCGTTTTTTCCCATGGAGACTGGAACGAGAAGTTCGCCGTCATTGGCATCGAAGAAGTGAACCAGCGTGTTCCCCGGGAGCTTGCCGGTGAGCTGCCTCTCGAAGACGGTCTCACATTCGATGCCGAATCACCTCTGCAATACCGGGGCCTCGCACACACTCCCCTGACGCGCGCCGCCCAGCAGGCCCAACGGGCCAAGGTGGACACCGTGCTCGGCCACCTCGAGGCGAAAAGGCTCGTGGTCGGACACACTCTCACTACAGGGGTCATCGAGTCGCGTTTCGATGGGAAGCACGTCAGCATCGACACCGGAATGCTCGAGCTCTATCACGGCGGCCACCGGGTGGCGCTCGAGGTCGTGGGGAACCAGCTCCGCGCCATTCACGACGAGGGAACGGTCGATATCCCCGACACGATGGACGAGACCAATTTCGGGGCCTATATTCGCGCCGTCTCCGAAGTCGACCCTCACAACGTCGACGTTCAACTCAAGATCGTCGACGTCTTGCAGGAAGAGAATCGTAGGGAAGAGGCGGCTCGGATCCTGATGACTCTGTTCGAGCGACCCGAATGGGTGCCGTTCCGCTATCGTGATTTCCTCGGCAGCTACTACGAGACGATCGGCGAGACGGGTCTCGCCCGCGAACAATATGAGGCTTACGTCAAGGGGCTCAGCGAGCTGGTCAGGGCTTCACCGGAAAACGCCAGCCTGGGGAACCTGCTGGCACGGTTTTGCGCCGACAAGGGAATCGAGCTGGATCTCGCGGAGAAGACCATCGTGGACACCCTCGAACGATCGCCCGGCAACGTCAGCTTTCTTCTCACTCGGGCGCGCGTGCATCTGGCCAGGGAGGAGTTCGACCGGGCGCTCGAGTCGCTCGGGGACCTCTCCAGCGACGGTGGCTTCGGCTACGAGCTCCACTACTTGAGGGGCCTTGCTTTTCTCGGGCTGGACGACAAGACTCGCGCGCGACACGAGTTCGAGAACGCGATCGAGGCCGAGCCTACCCGGACGGAAGCTCGGGATGAGATAAAAAAGATGGACGAGGTGCCTCTATTGCGGTGA